The Desulfitibacter alkalitolerans DSM 16504 nucleotide sequence TTCCATTAGACCTTGATGCTCCTTTGGATAGCAAATATCCACTCCATTTCCTAGAAAGGCCAGGGTATACCCACCTTCCTTCAAACATGCTGTATGGGCATAACCATCAATACCCTTGGCCATTCCACTTATAACTGGAAT carries:
- a CDS encoding DNA-processing protein DprA codes for the protein MGARRCTEYGKKVTQEAAAFLAKQDIPVISGMAKGIDGYAHTACLKEGGYTLAFLGNGVDICYPKEHQGLME